Genomic window (Rossellomorea aquimaris):
GTCATTCCTGGTGCAGGTTCTTCTGTCGGTAATTACTTAGTTGAGCATGAAAAGGTTGACAAAGTAGCCTTCACAGGTTCCACTCCCATCGGTAAAAACATCATGGAAAAGGCGTCTCAAACCCTAAAGAGAGTCACTCTTGAATTAGGTGGGAAGTCACCAAACATCGTATTTGAAGATGCAGATGTCGATGCAGCGGTGGATGGTTCCCTGTTCGGAATCTTCTATAATACAGGTCAATCCTGTGAAGCACGTTCCAGACTGTATGTACATGAAGATATCTACGATGAGTTCATGGAAAAGTTCGTTGAAAAGACGAAGAAGCTGAAATTGGCTGATCCACATGATAAAGGGACTCATATTGGGGCGATCATCAACCAGGACCAGCTGGATACGATCGACGGTTATGTTCAATCAGCCAAAGAAGAAGGAGCGACGATCTTAGTCGGGGGAAGTCCTGCGAAAGTAGAAGGCTTCGAAAAAGGCTACTGGTATGAGCCAACCATCATTACAGATGTGAATCACGACATGAAGGTTGTAAAAGAAGAAATCTTCGGACCAGTTGTCGTGGTAATGAAATTCAAAGATGAAAAAGAAGCAATCAAAATGGCCAACGATAGCGAATATGGACTCGGTTCAGCGGTATGGACTCAAAACCATGGCCGTGCGACAAGAGTATCGAAAGCGATCCAGGCGGGAATCGTGATGGTGAACTGCCCGTTCTCCGCATTCCCGGGTACTCCGTTCGGAGGCTACAAGCAGTCCGGATTCGGCCGTGAACTTTGCGTTGAAACGCTCGATCTTTACACAGAAACAAAAAGTATCATTTCTTACTTCGGAAACCGTCCGTTAAATCCATTTGGTGTGTAAGAAGACATAAACAAGCAGGGGGTTGTCCTATCAGGGTCAACCCCTTATTGCAAGAAAGGGGAAAACAAACATGACGCAGCATATAGTGGTAGTTGGTTCCGGAGTAATGGGTAGAGGGATCGCCTATGTAAGTGCAGTTGGAGGCTTTCGGACCACACTGGTTGATATTAAACAAGAGCAGTTGGATCATGCCAGAAATGAGATTCAGCTCATTTTCCAAAAAGGAATTGAAAGAAATAAGCTTACTCAGCAACAGTACGTAGAAGCAAAAGAGCTTATGAGTTATTCAACGAATTTGTCGATTGCCGTACGGGATGCCGACGTGGTCATCGAAGCCGTTCCGGAAAAAGGAGACATCAAGCGTGGCGTATTCGAAGTACTGGATGCACATGCCCCGGAGTACTGCTACTTGGCAACGAATACCTCCACCATGAGCCCGACTGAAATCGGCTCCTTTACGAAACGACCTGACAAAGTCATTGCCATGCACTTTTTCAACCCTGTACATAAAATGCCACTCGTTGAAATCGTGAAGGGATTGGAAACAAGTGATGAAACGACGGAGGTCATCCAGCAAATAGCCCGCCTGATGGGGAAAGAAACGGTGGTCATCAATGAGTTCCCTGGTTTTGTCACAAGCAGAATCTCTGCCCTCGTCGGGAATGAAGCCTTTTACATGCTCCAGGAAGGACTCGGTTCTCCTGAAGAAATCGATAAAGCAATCAAGCTCGGTTTAAATTATCCGATGGGTCCATTTGAACTTGGAGATTTAGTAGGACTGGATACACGATTGAATAATCTTAAGTACCTTCATGAAAAGCTTGGAGAAAAGTATCGTCCAGCCCCTCTTTTAGAGAAATATGTGAAGGCAGGACGTCTTGGCCGAAAAACGGGTAAAGGTGTATATGAATACTCGGAAACAAAGGAAAAGGAGCACCAGTCATGAGAGAGGTTGTCATTGTCGATGCCGTCCGGACCCCGATTGGAAAATACAAAGGTTCTTTAAAAGAGGTGCGTCCTGATGATTTGGGCGCGCATGTTATTAAAGCACTCGTCGAACGAAATCCCCTCGTCCCTGTGGATACGATTGAAGAGGTGGTACTTGGAAATGCAAACGGTGCCGGGGAAGACAATCGGAATGTAGCCCGGATGTCGACACTCCTGGCAGGTCTCCCTGTTGAAGTGGGTGCCACCACCATCAACCGTTTATGCGGTTCTGGACTGGACGCTGTGAACTATGCGGCTAGAGCCATTTTGGCTAATGAAGGAGATGTGTTCATTGCAGGCGGGACTGAAAGTATGACGCGGGCTCCGTACGTCATGGCAAAGCCTTCAAAGGATTTTCCAAGAGGCAATATGGAAATGTTCGATACGACGATAGGATGGCGCTTCGTCAATTCCCGTCTAAAAGAAAAATTCGGGACCGATTCCATGCCGGATACTGCGGAAAACGTGGCGAAACAGTTCGGTATTTCGAGGGAAGAACAAGATCACTTTGCTTACTGGAGCCAAATGAAGGCGAAACGTGCCATGGATGAAGAACGGTTTAAAACGGAAATCGTGCCCGTCGAATTACGTGACCGTAAAGGGAACCTTTCAACGTTCCAGTTCGATGAACACCCAAGACCCGATACCAATAGTGAGAAACTGCAGAAGCTTAAGCCCTTATTCCAAGGAGGGACGGTGACGCCAGGGAATGCGTCAGGAGTCAATGATGGAGCATCTGCTCTGTTATTAATGAGCAGGGAGAAGGCAGAAGAATTAGGCGTTACACCGCTGGCACGCTACATGACATCGGCCACTTCAGGGCTTGAACCTTCAGTGATGGGACTGGGACCGATCTATGCCACGCAGAAGGTACTGAAACGGTCCGGCCTTGCCCTTGACCAAATCGGCTTAGTGGAGCTTAATGAAGCATTCGCTGCACAATCGATTGCCTGCATCCGTGAGCTTGGGTTGAATGAAGAGATTGTCAATGTCAACGGAGGAGCCATTGCATTCGGGCATCCACTTGGAGCAAGTGGAGCACGCATCCTTACCACCCTTCTGTATGAAATGAAAAAGAGAAAGGTACGCTACGGCTTGTCTACCATGTGTATTGGTGTCGGCCAGGGGATTGCGACTTTAGTAGAGAATATTGAAACTTAATAGCTTGGGTCCTGTATGTGCAGGGCTCTTTTTGTGATTAGAATCGTCACTTTTTAGAAAAGATAGAAGTGAGGTGAGTGAGATGGAATTTGAAATCATGACAAAAGAAAGCGAGATTCCTTGTCTCGTAGTCGCGGATGAGGATAACGGAAGGTATTTGATAAGGAAAGCCGATACGAGTGGGGAAGTGTTCAACAGCCAGGAAGAGCTCGTGAGGTGGATCGAGGCGAATTGGTCGAAGGAACAGGTTATCAATTCGTATGAATTTGTGAAAATGCTGGAGATGTTGAGGATGTATCATTGAGGGTCGGGCTCTGCAGGTGAGCCTGATTTTTTTTGCCTGAAATTCTTATACATACTTAAAAATCATGATATTCATTTATTTTAATGGAAAGTTTATGATAATATATAAATCAAACGTAAATTAAACGTCATAAACAAACGGAATATATCAAAAGGAGAGGCACCGATGAATACACGATCAATGATCTTTACACTATATGGGGACTACATTCGACATTACGGAAATAAAATATGGATCGGCAGTTTGATACGTCTTCTGAATGAATTCGGTCACAACGATCAAGCTGTCCGTGCAGCAATTTCAAGAATGAATAAGCAAGGCTGGGTACAGGCAGAGAAACAAGGGAACAAAAGCTACTACTCCCTCACAGAACGCGGCGTGATCCGAATGGAAGAAGCGGCAAAGAGGATCTTCAAGTTGAAGCCGGAGCAATGGGACGGTAAGTGGAGAATCCTGATGTACTCGATTCCCGAAGAGATTAGAAACATCCGTGATGAACTGAGGAAAGAACTGGTTTGGAGCGGTTTTGGAACCCTTTCTACAAGCACTTGGATCTCTCCGAATAACCTGGAAAAACAAGTCCAATCCCTGATTGGGAAATACGAGATTAAAGACTATGTCGATTTCTTCATTGCTGATTATGAAGGCCCCAATGAGAATCGGCGTTTGATCGAAAAAAGCTGGGATTTAAAAGAAATCAATGACCGCTATCAGGAATTCATTTCTCACTACAGCCAGAAATACATGATCGATAAAAGTAAAATCGGAAAAGGACAAATGAGCGACGCTGAATGCTTCGTTGAAAGAACCAAGCTCGTCCATGAGTATCGCAAATTCCTTTTTGTCGATCCCGGCCTGCCGGAAGAACTGCTGCCTGAAAAATGGCTCGGGGCACATGCAGCCTCCCTGTTCGGAGAATACTACAAAGAACTCGCAGAACCGGCCTCACGATTCTTCGAAAGTGTCTTCGAAGACGGCAACGAACTCAAAAACAAAGACCTGAGCTACAACGTCATGACCCACCCATTATTATTAGACTGAAAAAAACCACTTGCCGGTTTGGCAAGTGGTTTTTTTGAGGGACGGACCTCTATTTTTTCAGAAGATAAGAGATACCAAATAATAATGCCCCGGTAAGGAAAGAAGCATACCAAGGAAAAAGGAACGATGGACCAAGGTCAGGCAGGAAGTAAGTGGCGCAAATTATTATGCCCATCGATACCATACCCATTGTGCCTGCCTTGATGGAATCTTTCACAGGAGTCTGTTTCTCTTTGAATAAAGAATGTTTAATGACCGAGAAAATGATTTTTACCCCAATCAAACTGGAAATGAAGATGATAAGTACCAATATACCGGAAGTGACTGGATATACTTCACTGCTTATATCTTTGAACATCGGCCCAATCAATAATAAGAGTCCTCGAAACAACAAGAAATATCCCAATAAACTAAAAGCTAATGATGATACGAAAGTAACGACATTCCTCTTCTTTTCTGTAGGAAGATGTTCAATGATATCATCAGCGTAAGCCTTAGGATCATCCCCTAATATCATTCTGGCTGTTTTTCCTTCACGTTGCCCATCAATAATATGATCCAGGATTTCCATTAAGATTTCCTCGGTCTGCTGCTCCGATAATGAAAGCTGTAGGCGCATGTATATCAAAAAATCTGAATAATACTTTTCGTTCTCTTCCGACAATCCTGTTCGTTTCTGATTGTTCAATTCAATTAACTGCTTCGCTTCAATCATCATGGTTCCCCCTCTTTAATAGTGTTGTGACCGGTGATACGATTTGTTCCCATTCCCTTGATATATCAGAGAGTGCTGAATGTCCTTCTTCCGTTAAGTAATAGTATTTTCGGTTAGGGCCAGATTCAGAAGGCTGCATTTCCCCGCGAATCAGATTATTTTTCTGAAGTCGTAACAACACTGGATAAATGGTCCCTTCGCTTACATCCTGTAAACCGGAAGACTGCAACTTTTTGGAAAGTTCATATCCGTAGACAGGCTCTTTTTCAATCACAGAAAGGACGCAACCATCTAATATACCCTTTAATAGCTGACTGCGAATAGACATATAGTGCCTCCCTTTTTAGTATATTGCAATACAAGGTACTGATGTAAAATATAACTACCTTGTTTTACAAAGTAGCTGATTTTAGAATATGTGTTTTGGAATGAAATGTCAATAAATAATTCAAATTGATGGAAATTCTTTTCGGTACTTGTCGTACAATTCTAAAAAGTATAACATTAATTTAACGAAGGGGGATTTTAATGAATAACTTAACGGGTTTATTACATATAAAATATCCAATCATTCAAGGCGGAATGGGCAACATCAGCAATGCCCCATTGACCGCAGCCATATCGGAAGCCGGGGCACTCGGTACGATCGGAGTCGGAACGATGAGTGTGGAAGAGGTGGAAGGGATCATCGTCGACACTAAAAATAGAACCAGCCGTCCGTTCGCTCTAAACATCCCTATTTCCATCACCCCACACTTAGAGGAAATGGTTCGTCTAGTGGTCACCCATGGAATTCCGGTCGTTTCCTTATCAGCAGGAAATCCTGCCCCGCTCATTCCGTATTTCCATGAGCATAACGTGAAGGTGATCTGTGTCGTCGCTTCGAAAAAGCAAGGAAAGAAAGCGGAAGACGCCGGTGCAGATGTAATCGTGGGGGAAGGATATGAGGCTGCGGGGATCAACTCCAATCTTGAAACGACAACGCTTGCCCTTATTCCACAACTTGTCGACACCGTGGACATTCCTGTGGTCGCAGCAGGAGGAATCGGTGATGGAAGGGGACTCGCTTCTATGCTCGCCCTTGGTGCCAGTGGAGTGCAAATGGGTACGCGGTTCATCGCTACACAGGAAGCTCCTTTTCATGAAAACTATAAAACGGCACTAGTGGAAGCAAAAGATGAGAGCACAGTCATCGTCGGTCGTTCTGTCGGAAGGGTAAGAAGGGTCATGAAAACTCCCTATGCAGCACAACTGATTCAAAAAGAACAAGAGGGAGTTGCTCTTGACGAGTTCAGTCAAATGACCTCAGAAGATTATCATCGTGTTGGAGCACTTGAAGGGAAGTTGGACCAAGGATTTATTAACGGTGGCCAGGTGTCCGGTCTAGTAACAGATGTCCCGACCGTGAAGGAATTGGTGGAGGGAATGATGATTGATGCCCAGGGGATTTTCAGGAAGCTATCTGGCAGTGGTGTGGAATCTTAATAGATTGTTGTGAGAAGGCGCTTTTCCTATATTGGGGAAGTGTCTTTTTATAGTGGTGGTCACAATTTGGCAGAAGTTTAATAGACAACATGAAGGAAAGGAGAGGGTGAAGTGAAAAAACTATAGCACGAAACTATTAAATATCCACGATTATTTGATTCCCTCACCACATCCTTAACCCAACCACAGAAAATTTTTCCCTCAATCCCTCTAGAAATCATCACCGATACCGACTATACTAGTATTAATTTTTAAATTTTCGGAATATTATTGACTATTTTGTGACAGGAGTGATAATATAACGTTGTATTTACGTTGGTGTTCATTTTTATCATACTTGGATTTGCTAGTCTACCAGACTACTGATCATATATCAGGAAGAGAAAAAGGGGGATTTCTGTGAAGAAGAAGAGTTTATTACTTGTTGTCATCTCTATGATGCTGGGAATGCTGTTTTTAGCGGGCTGTGGTAGTGATACAAGCTCAGGTGGAGAAGATGGTGAAAAGCAATATGTGATCGGGGTAACCCAGATTGTGGAACATCCATCTTTAGATGCAGCATTTGAAGGTTTTAAGAAGGCTTTGGCTGAAAACGGTTTCAAAGAAGGCGAAAATGTAAAATATGATGTTCAAATCGCCCAAGGAGATCAAAGTAATTCACAAAGTGCTGCCAAGAACTTTGTTGGAGACGGTGTCGACCTTATCTTTGCTAACTCAACCCCAAGTGCACAACACGCATTGAATGCAACGAAAGAGATTCCGATCATTTTTACTTCTGTTACTGACCCTGTTGGTGCTGAATTGGTTAAGTCTTTTGAAGAGCCAGGTGAAAATATCACGGGAACGACCGATACTCATCCGGAAGCGATTTCAAAGACCATTCAATTTATCACGGATGAAATGAAAGCGAAGAAGATTGGGGTTGTTTATAATTCCGGCGAACAAAATGCTGTCGTACAGGCAGCTGAAGTGAATAAGCTTGCCGAAGAAAAAGGCGTGGAGGTTGTAGAAGCTACCGTTTCAACGTCTGCTGATGTTAAACAGGGGACTGAATCCCTGGTGGGAAGAGTCGATGCCATTTACATTCCGAAAGATAATACAGTCGTTTCAGCGTTGGAATCAGTCATCACTGTAGCGAATGAAAAGGATATTCCTCTTTTTGTAGGAGAACTTGACTCATTAGAAAAAGGTGCAATTGCAGCGAGTGGATTTAACTATGAGGACCTTGGTTATGAAACAGGATTGATGGCTGTGAAGATTTTAAAAGGAGAGAAGAAACCTTCTGAAATTCCTGTACAGGCTCCACAAAATTTCGAGTTGATGTTTAATAAGGCAGCAGCTGAAGAACAAGGAGTGGAAGTACAGGAAGCCTGGTCTGAGCTTGGGAAATTTTTAGAAGAAAAATAGGAAGGGTTGATGATTCGTGCCAACAGCAATATTCGCATCCTTTGAATCTGGAATCATTTACGCTATTATGGCCCTCGGAGTCTACTTGTCCTTTCGGATATTGGATTTTCCTGATTTAACAGTCGACGGCAGCTTTGTTACGGGAGCCGCTGTCGCTGCCACCATGATTGTTAGTGGCGTAAATCCAGTCATCGCAACCATTACAGCGATTGTCATCGGATTTGTTGCAGGATGTATAACGGGACTGCTTCACACGTTTGGAAAGATCAATGCCCTATTATCAGGGATTCTCATGATGATTGCCCTGTATTCTATCAATCTTCGGATAATGGGGAGGTCGAATGTACCTTTACTAAGTCAGGATACTGCTTTTACAGGGGTGGAAGGATTTTGGTCGCCTCTCGGAATCGATGCCGCACTCAATAAATTGTGGATGGCAGTAGGGCTTGGTGAGCCTGTACCGGGAACGTGGAGCATTTTATTTATTATGATCATCATCACGCTTGTCATCAAGTTTTTAACAGACGGATTCTTGAAAACGGAAATCGGTTTGGCATTACGTGCGACTGGAGATAATCAGCGAATGATCCGCAGTTTCTCTGCTAATACGAACCTGATGATTATTCTGGGTTTGGGAATATCGAATGGAATGGTGGCACTGTCGGGAGCATTGATTGCTCAGTATAGCCGGTTTGCTGATGTCGGAATGGGAATCGGAATGATTATCATCGGACTTGCTTCAGTTATCATCGGAGAAGCATTGTTTGGAACCAAGACGATCGCCCGTACGACGCTCGCAGTCATTGGTGGAGCGATTATCTATCGATTAGTCGTATCCATGGCTCTTCGCGTCGATTTCCTGGAAACAGGGGATATGAAGCTCATCACAGCGACAATCGTGATTCTTGCCCTTGTCATGCCTAAGGTGATGGACCGTTACAAGGACAAGAAACGAAAGGCCCAGCGTATGGCAGACCGATTGGACAGGTCTTCAATCACAGATGGAAAGGGTGAGAGCGGTGTTACAATTAAATAGAATCCACAAAGTATTTAATGAGGGGACACCCGATGAAAAAATCGCCCTTGATGACATTCAACTCTCTTTAAAACCCGGGGATTTCGTCACTGTGATCGGAAGTAATGGAGCCGGGAAATCGACATTGATGAATATCGTTTCAGGTGTACTGCTGCCTGATGTGGGAAATGTTCTGATTGACGATCATGATGTTTCAAAGGTGTCCGAGTATAAAAGATCTAAGCTTATCGGTCGGGTGTTCCAGGATCCAATGGCAGGCACTGCACCTACTATGACCATCGAAGAGAACCTGGCCATGGCGTATTCAAGAAATCGTACCCGCACTTTTAAAATGGGTGTGACCAAAAAACGGAAAGTGTTTTTTAAGGAAGTACTGGAAACACTTCACCTCGGGCTTGAGAATCGATTGAATGCAAAGGTCGGGTTGCTATCCGGAGGGGAAAGACAGGCGCTCTCTCTACTGATGGCCACATTCACCGAACCGTCGATCTTATTGCTGGATGAACATACGGCAGCGTTGGATCCCGCCAGAGCGGATCTGATTACGAACCTGACGAAAGAGATTGTAGAGAAGTATAACCTTACCACGTTGATGGTCACCCATAATATGCAGCAGGCGCTGGACCTTGGCAACCGATTGATCATGATGGATAAAGGTCAGATTATATTAGAGGTAAATGAAGAAGAGAAAAAACACCTCACAGTCGAAGGGCTTCTCCACGAATTTCAGCGAATCCGTGGAAGCAAACTCGCCAGCGACAGGGCACTTCTCTCATAAGCTTACAAAAACAATAAACGACCTTCTAAAAAAAGCAACGAAACTCTGTTTCGTTGCTTTTTTATTTTTGAGAATATTTTGATTGCCTGTCTGAAAAGGGAATCGTCTAGCTCCGGCGACTAGAGGCTCGAGGTCATAAGTCAAACTTACCAAGAAGGCAAAGGGCACCTTCCCGGTAAGTTCGACTTATGCTTGTCGGTCCTGCCCAAGCCGCTTCCGCTTTTAAGCGAGGGACGGACCTTCGGCTTTGCCGCTAGGTCCGTCCCTCTGCATAACTTATATTAATATAATATTTTAAATTTTAACAATTTATTGACTATTTATAAAACAAAATGTTATTATATCGTTGAATTAACGTTATATAAAAATATATAATTTGTTGGTTTAAAGGGGGAAAGCAATGAAGTCTGGATTAGCAGAAGGACATACGGCCGTCGTCACGACAGAAGTAACCCCCAGCATGTATGCCCAGTTTGAAGGAGACGTGGTACACCCGGTGTATTCGACCGTCTCCATGGTTTACCACATGGAATGGGCATCAAGAAAGATCATTCTACCCTATTTGGAAAATCATGAAGAGGGAATGGGAGCCAAGGTGAACGTCGAGCATATGGCTCCGGCGAAAACGGGTTCCTCTCTTGAAATTAAAGCGAGCGTCATTAAATATGAACGAAATATCATCGTGACCGAAGTGACTGTCAGAGATAGAGAGAATGACAGACTCATTGGGAAAGGTGAAGTCAAACAAGTTGTACTGCCTAAAGAGAAAATTAACCAAAGAATAAGAGAGAACTAGTTTTGATCCACTTCATCAATAGGAGTGTAAAAGGAGGAAGCTTTAGTGTCTAACGTATTCACCAAAATGGAAGCGGTTACAAACAGAGGGCTTGCAGGGGGCGGAGAAATGGATATGTTCGAAAAAATACAAAATCATGAACAGGTTGTTTTCTGCAATGATGAAGAAACAGGACTGAAAGCCATCATCGCCATACATAATACGACTCTTGGACCTGCACTGGGCGGTTGTCGAATGAGACCATACACATCAGTAGATGAAGCACTTGAAGATGTATTGCGTTTATCAAAAGGGATGACCTACAAATGTGCAGCGGCAGACGTGGACTTCGGTGGAGGAAAAGCCGTCATTATCGGAGACCCGGAAAAAGACAAACATCCTGAGCTGTTCCGTGCTTTCGGCCAATTTGTTGAATCCCTGAACGGAAGATTCTATACCGGGACAGATATGGGCACGACTCCTGATGATTTTGTTTATGCCTTAAAAGAAACGAATTGCATTGTAGGCGTCAATGAAGAATACGGTGGAAGCGGGGATTCATCCATCCCGACTGCCATGGGCGTGATCTACGGTTTACAGGCAACCAACCAAAACGTATGGGGATCAAAAGATCTCCATGGAAAAAGGTATGCCATTCAAGGGTTAGGAAAAGTGGGCTTTAAAGTTGCCGAGCGTTTACTGGAAGAAGGAGCGGACCTCTATGTAACGGATATCAGTCAGAAATCCATTGATCAGTTAGTGGCCAAGGCAAACAGGATGGGAGCAGCCATTAAAGTCGTATCAGGAGATGAGATCTACTCGGTTGATGCGGATGTCTTCATTCCTTGTGCCATCGGTGGAGTCATTAATGATCACACGGTAGATCAGCTGAAGGTAAAGGCGGTCGTCGGTTCTGCCAACAATCAATTATTAGACCTTTCCCATGGTATGAAGCTCCATGAAAAAGGAATCCTGTATGCACCTGATTATATCGTCAATGCAGGCGGTTTGATCCAGGTAGCGGACGAATTGTACGAACCAAATAAAGAACGAGTCCTTCAAAAGACAAGTGCCATCTACAATAGCCTTCAAAATATTTATCTGCAATCGGAAAACCAGCATATGACCACAGTCCAAGCAGCCAACCGATTCTGTGAGGACAGAATCCACGCCCGCACAAGAAGAAACAGCTTTTTCTCCCATGCGAAACGTCCGAAATGGTCGGTTAGGACATAAAAAAGCAAAGTTTATCGTAACAACAAAAAAGCACCAAAAGAGGTGATGAAATGATCGAGGAATTTCAATTGGTCCAGGTTATGGATCAACAAGGAGAACTGGTTCAAAGCGAGTATGAA
Coding sequences:
- the paaX gene encoding phenylacetic acid degradation operon negative regulatory protein PaaX, whose protein sequence is MNTRSMIFTLYGDYIRHYGNKIWIGSLIRLLNEFGHNDQAVRAAISRMNKQGWVQAEKQGNKSYYSLTERGVIRMEEAAKRIFKLKPEQWDGKWRILMYSIPEEIRNIRDELRKELVWSGFGTLSTSTWISPNNLEKQVQSLIGKYEIKDYVDFFIADYEGPNENRRLIEKSWDLKEINDRYQEFISHYSQKYMIDKSKIGKGQMSDAECFVERTKLVHEYRKFLFVDPGLPEELLPEKWLGAHAASLFGEYYKELAEPASRFFESVFEDGNELKNKDLSYNVMTHPLLLD
- a CDS encoding ABC transporter substrate-binding protein, whose protein sequence is MMLGMLFLAGCGSDTSSGGEDGEKQYVIGVTQIVEHPSLDAAFEGFKKALAENGFKEGENVKYDVQIAQGDQSNSQSAAKNFVGDGVDLIFANSTPSAQHALNATKEIPIIFTSVTDPVGAELVKSFEEPGENITGTTDTHPEAISKTIQFITDEMKAKKIGVVYNSGEQNAVVQAAEVNKLAEEKGVEVVEATVSTSADVKQGTESLVGRVDAIYIPKDNTVVSALESVITVANEKDIPLFVGELDSLEKGAIAASGFNYEDLGYETGLMAVKILKGEKKPSEIPVQAPQNFELMFNKAAAEEQGVEVQEAWSELGKFLEEK
- a CDS encoding nitronate monooxygenase, which encodes MNNLTGLLHIKYPIIQGGMGNISNAPLTAAISEAGALGTIGVGTMSVEEVEGIIVDTKNRTSRPFALNIPISITPHLEEMVRLVVTHGIPVVSLSAGNPAPLIPYFHEHNVKVICVVASKKQGKKAEDAGADVIVGEGYEAAGINSNLETTTLALIPQLVDTVDIPVVAAGGIGDGRGLASMLALGASGVQMGTRFIATQEAPFHENYKTALVEAKDESTVIVGRSVGRVRRVMKTPYAAQLIQKEQEGVALDEFSQMTSEDYHRVGALEGKLDQGFINGGQVSGLVTDVPTVKELVEGMMIDAQGIFRKLSGSGVES
- a CDS encoding PadR family transcriptional regulator, with amino-acid sequence MSIRSQLLKGILDGCVLSVIEKEPVYGYELSKKLQSSGLQDVSEGTIYPVLLRLQKNNLIRGEMQPSESGPNRKYYYLTEEGHSALSDISREWEQIVSPVTTLLKRGNHDD
- a CDS encoding ABC transporter ATP-binding protein, whose product is MLQLNRIHKVFNEGTPDEKIALDDIQLSLKPGDFVTVIGSNGAGKSTLMNIVSGVLLPDVGNVLIDDHDVSKVSEYKRSKLIGRVFQDPMAGTAPTMTIEENLAMAYSRNRTRTFKMGVTKKRKVFFKEVLETLHLGLENRLNAKVGLLSGGERQALSLLMATFTEPSILLLDEHTAALDPARADLITNLTKEIVEKYNLTTLMVTHNMQQALDLGNRLIMMDKGQIILEVNEEEKKHLTVEGLLHEFQRIRGSKLASDRALLS
- a CDS encoding hotdog domain-containing protein, with translation MKSGLAEGHTAVVTTEVTPSMYAQFEGDVVHPVYSTVSMVYHMEWASRKIILPYLENHEEGMGAKVNVEHMAPAKTGSSLEIKASVIKYERNIIVTEVTVRDRENDRLIGKGEVKQVVLPKEKINQRIREN
- a CDS encoding DUF1129 family protein; protein product: MIEAKQLIELNNQKRTGLSEENEKYYSDFLIYMRLQLSLSEQQTEEILMEILDHIIDGQREGKTARMILGDDPKAYADDIIEHLPTEKKRNVVTFVSSLAFSLLGYFLLFRGLLLLIGPMFKDISSEVYPVTSGILVLIIFISSLIGVKIIFSVIKHSLFKEKQTPVKDSIKAGTMGMVSMGIIICATYFLPDLGPSFLFPWYASFLTGALLFGISYLLKK
- a CDS encoding acetyl-CoA C-acyltransferase, which codes for MREVVIVDAVRTPIGKYKGSLKEVRPDDLGAHVIKALVERNPLVPVDTIEEVVLGNANGAGEDNRNVARMSTLLAGLPVEVGATTINRLCGSGLDAVNYAARAILANEGDVFIAGGTESMTRAPYVMAKPSKDFPRGNMEMFDTTIGWRFVNSRLKEKFGTDSMPDTAENVAKQFGISREEQDHFAYWSQMKAKRAMDEERFKTEIVPVELRDRKGNLSTFQFDEHPRPDTNSEKLQKLKPLFQGGTVTPGNASGVNDGASALLLMSREKAEELGVTPLARYMTSATSGLEPSVMGLGPIYATQKVLKRSGLALDQIGLVELNEAFAAQSIACIRELGLNEEIVNVNGGAIAFGHPLGASGARILTTLLYEMKKRKVRYGLSTMCIGVGQGIATLVENIET
- a CDS encoding ABC transporter permease: MPTAIFASFESGIIYAIMALGVYLSFRILDFPDLTVDGSFVTGAAVAATMIVSGVNPVIATITAIVIGFVAGCITGLLHTFGKINALLSGILMMIALYSINLRIMGRSNVPLLSQDTAFTGVEGFWSPLGIDAALNKLWMAVGLGEPVPGTWSILFIMIIITLVIKFLTDGFLKTEIGLALRATGDNQRMIRSFSANTNLMIILGLGISNGMVALSGALIAQYSRFADVGMGIGMIIIGLASVIIGEALFGTKTIARTTLAVIGGAIIYRLVVSMALRVDFLETGDMKLITATIVILALVMPKVMDRYKDKKRKAQRMADRLDRSSITDGKGESGVTIK
- a CDS encoding 3-hydroxyacyl-CoA dehydrogenase gives rise to the protein MTQHIVVVGSGVMGRGIAYVSAVGGFRTTLVDIKQEQLDHARNEIQLIFQKGIERNKLTQQQYVEAKELMSYSTNLSIAVRDADVVIEAVPEKGDIKRGVFEVLDAHAPEYCYLATNTSTMSPTEIGSFTKRPDKVIAMHFFNPVHKMPLVEIVKGLETSDETTEVIQQIARLMGKETVVINEFPGFVTSRISALVGNEAFYMLQEGLGSPEEIDKAIKLGLNYPMGPFELGDLVGLDTRLNNLKYLHEKLGEKYRPAPLLEKYVKAGRLGRKTGKGVYEYSETKEKEHQS
- a CDS encoding aldehyde dehydrogenase family protein; this translates as MSTVKEQSFEVLEMKREHYSLVINGQRMESGSGETFKTYNPATGEAIATVSLASVEDAEKAVEAARKAFDYGKWKKFPINKRSRVLNKIAGIMRSRFNELVSLEIMDSGKSLSAAQGQVMQAIEDFEFYAGAIVGHRGTVNNVPGQFMNVAEKEPVGVCAQIIPWNYPLMMAAWKIAPAIASGCSVVVKPATLTPLTAIVLGEICIEAGVPEGVVNVIPGAGSSVGNYLVEHEKVDKVAFTGSTPIGKNIMEKASQTLKRVTLELGGKSPNIVFEDADVDAAVDGSLFGIFYNTGQSCEARSRLYVHEDIYDEFMEKFVEKTKKLKLADPHDKGTHIGAIINQDQLDTIDGYVQSAKEEGATILVGGSPAKVEGFEKGYWYEPTIITDVNHDMKVVKEEIFGPVVVVMKFKDEKEAIKMANDSEYGLGSAVWTQNHGRATRVSKAIQAGIVMVNCPFSAFPGTPFGGYKQSGFGRELCVETLDLYTETKSIISYFGNRPLNPFGV